In Paenibacillus guangzhouensis, a single window of DNA contains:
- a CDS encoding MDR family MFS transporter yields the protein MVKGKSNLGLVVTALLLSILMASMDNTIVSTAMGTIVSDLGGLDKFVWVTSAYMVAEMAGMPIFGKLSDMYGRKRFFVFGLIFFLAGSILCATAETITQLSIYRAIQGIGGGALVPIAFTIMFDTFPPEKRGKMGGLFGAVFGLSSIFGPLLGAFITDTFTWHWIFFINVPLGVVALLMVVLFYHESHEHSKQRIDWAGATTLVGSIICLMFALELGGGTYAWDSTVILSLFTGFAVLFIIFLFIERTAKEPIIAFSMFRNRLFASSTIIGLFSGAAFIAAAVYIPIFVQGVTGGTATNSGMILLPMMLGTTVSAQVGAMSSVKFGYRKVMVVFMLIFLTGMALLTTITTDTSRGMITFYMIITGLGLGASFSVLGMAAIHHFDASQRGSANSTIAFIRSLGMTIGITIFGMVQKNNFADGLKSAFAGMGSAPQGVDQLSDPRAILSPEARANIPADILDKITHALSSSIVQTFIWALIPTVLALLFTFYMTNDRMKSYQEQAAEAKAEAEARATTSS from the coding sequence GTGGTCAAAGGAAAAAGTAATCTAGGGCTTGTCGTCACAGCCCTCTTGCTCAGCATTCTCATGGCGTCGATGGACAACACCATTGTGTCGACAGCCATGGGCACCATCGTCTCCGATCTCGGAGGCCTTGATAAATTCGTGTGGGTCACTTCCGCCTATATGGTGGCGGAGATGGCCGGCATGCCGATCTTCGGCAAATTGTCCGATATGTACGGGCGCAAACGCTTCTTCGTCTTCGGACTTATCTTCTTCCTGGCGGGCTCGATTCTCTGCGCGACCGCCGAGACGATCACGCAGCTCAGCATTTACCGCGCGATTCAAGGGATTGGCGGCGGGGCGCTCGTCCCGATTGCCTTTACCATCATGTTCGACACCTTCCCACCAGAGAAGCGCGGTAAAATGGGTGGATTGTTCGGCGCTGTCTTCGGGCTATCCAGCATCTTCGGACCGCTGCTTGGCGCATTCATCACCGATACGTTCACATGGCACTGGATTTTCTTCATCAACGTGCCCCTCGGTGTGGTAGCGCTGCTGATGGTCGTGCTCTTCTATCACGAATCGCATGAACATTCGAAGCAGCGAATCGACTGGGCTGGCGCTACGACGCTCGTCGGCTCCATTATTTGCTTAATGTTCGCGTTAGAGCTTGGCGGCGGCACCTATGCGTGGGATTCCACTGTCATCCTAAGCTTATTCACTGGATTTGCTGTCCTATTTATCATCTTCCTATTCATCGAGCGTACGGCCAAAGAACCGATCATTGCTTTCTCCATGTTCAGGAATCGATTATTCGCTTCGAGCACGATTATCGGCCTCTTCTCTGGGGCGGCCTTCATCGCGGCAGCGGTCTATATCCCGATCTTCGTCCAAGGTGTAACCGGTGGAACGGCGACGAACTCTGGCATGATTCTCCTCCCGATGATGCTCGGAACAACCGTCTCCGCGCAGGTCGGGGCCATGTCTTCAGTCAAATTCGGGTATCGTAAAGTCATGGTCGTCTTCATGCTCATCTTCCTAACCGGGATGGCGCTGCTCACGACGATTACGACGGACACCTCGCGCGGTATGATTACTTTCTATATGATTATTACCGGGCTTGGACTCGGCGCCTCCTTCTCCGTCCTTGGGATGGCGGCCATTCACCATTTCGACGCATCGCAGCGCGGTTCTGCGAATTCCACGATCGCTTTCATTCGTTCACTTGGAATGACGATCGGGATTACGATCTTTGGAATGGTACAGAAGAACAACTTCGCGGACGGCTTGAAATCCGCCTTTGCCGGGATGGGATCAGCACCGCAAGGCGTAGATCAACTATCGGATCCGCGTGCGATTCTATCGCCCGAAGCACGGGCTAATATTCCTGCCGATATTCTGGATAAAATCACGCACGCGCTCTCTTCTTCCATCGTGCAGACGTTCATCTGGGCGTTGATTCCGACCGTTCTTGCCCTATTATTCACCTTCTATATGAC
- a CDS encoding bactofilin family protein yields MGNNPARDLRITGSSSAAGGYYRNVSITGDVQISGDIHCETFRCTGDTSVLGAFEAKITRITGTTSVNGDVTTDRLNLHGELKANRHITLNDAKIGGQLAVRQNLTGEDVKLYGMISVDGDCAIDHLRGKGAFEVQGLLNVGRLDLDLFWPSTAREIGGEQISVRKPQGMASMLKSLLDMFKTQPDSRLITDSIEGDDIHLENTTAKIVRGNRVTIGSGCIIERVEYRSSYQQAPDAAVEHCIQT; encoded by the coding sequence GTGGGTAACAACCCTGCTCGAGATCTACGCATTACAGGCTCTTCCAGCGCTGCTGGCGGTTATTACCGGAATGTCAGCATTACAGGCGATGTTCAGATTTCCGGCGATATCCATTGCGAAACCTTCCGGTGCACAGGCGATACGAGCGTGCTCGGGGCATTCGAAGCCAAAATCACCCGGATCACAGGGACGACTTCTGTGAACGGAGATGTCACAACGGACCGCTTGAATCTTCACGGTGAGCTCAAAGCAAATCGACATATCACCCTGAATGATGCCAAAATTGGCGGCCAACTTGCGGTCAGACAGAACCTGACGGGCGAAGATGTGAAGCTCTACGGCATGATCAGCGTTGATGGCGATTGTGCCATCGATCATCTCCGCGGCAAGGGCGCCTTCGAAGTGCAAGGCCTCTTGAACGTCGGCCGTTTGGACCTTGATCTCTTCTGGCCGTCGACTGCGCGTGAAATCGGCGGCGAGCAGATTAGCGTGCGCAAACCGCAAGGGATGGCCAGCATGCTGAAATCACTGCTCGACATGTTCAAAACGCAACCGGATTCCCGATTGATCACCGACAGCATCGAAGGCGATGATATCCACCTGGAGAATACGACTGCTAAGATCGTTCGCGGCAATCGCGTCACCATCGGCAGCGGCTGTATCATCGAGCGAGTGGAGTATCGAAGCAGTTACCAGCAAGCTCCGGACGCTGCCGTGGAGCATTGCATTCAGACATAG
- a CDS encoding polymer-forming cytoskeletal protein encodes MYDYPSGDIQINGIASSNGGTFRRVTVDGMGTIHGDLTCMDFACNGTCKVDGSLRAERASIDGISKIKGAAHADQLRIDGKVTINGKLTGEEFQVNGHLKIHGDCEAERFESNGIFVIQGMLNAGMIEVAAHGPCSAQEIGGEQITIRHAGSQFMTKLLGTFMNTHVTATTIEGDYISLEHTTAKVVRGGRINIGPDCIIERVEYKDELHIHPSSIVKYHTQI; translated from the coding sequence ATGTACGATTATCCAAGCGGAGATATTCAAATTAACGGTATCGCCAGCTCCAACGGCGGAACCTTCCGCCGCGTCACCGTCGACGGCATGGGCACGATCCATGGGGACTTGACCTGTATGGATTTCGCCTGCAACGGGACTTGCAAAGTCGACGGCTCGCTGCGCGCGGAACGCGCCAGCATCGATGGCATCTCGAAGATTAAAGGCGCCGCGCATGCCGATCAACTACGGATCGACGGCAAAGTCACGATTAACGGCAAACTGACAGGAGAAGAATTTCAAGTGAACGGGCATCTCAAGATCCATGGGGATTGCGAAGCCGAACGGTTCGAATCAAACGGCATCTTCGTTATCCAAGGGATGTTGAACGCAGGTATGATCGAGGTCGCTGCGCACGGCCCTTGTTCGGCACAGGAAATTGGCGGCGAGCAGATCACGATTCGTCATGCCGGCTCACAATTTATGACCAAGTTGCTTGGCACGTTCATGAACACGCACGTCACTGCGACAACCATCGAAGGGGACTATATCTCACTCGAACATACGACGGCCAAAGTCGTCCGTGGCGGCCGCATCAATATCGGACCCGATTGTATCATCGAGCGTGTCGAATACAAAGATGAACTCCATATCCATCCTAGCTCCATCGTCAAATATCACACCCAAATCTAA
- a CDS encoding YhbD family protein, which produces MEDNLISKKDLLELTGISYGQLYRWKRKDLIPEDWFIRKSTFTGQETFFPKDKILDRIDKIIHLKDNASLDDLADLFSPNLSEMALYAADLKQRNIVSDVSWQLLTAQFGEAEVLTYERLIALYVLEQMLQTGEMNRDEGRILLQVLNDHYKRFDGKSCDLIFIRKMGVATFLLISGGSEVYLEDHAKLVQRIALSSSIEALKTRLSK; this is translated from the coding sequence ATGGAAGACAATCTCATTTCAAAGAAGGATCTGCTGGAACTCACCGGCATTTCTTATGGTCAGTTATATCGATGGAAACGTAAAGATCTCATCCCGGAAGATTGGTTCATCCGCAAATCCACGTTCACAGGGCAGGAGACCTTCTTCCCCAAGGATAAGATATTGGATCGGATCGATAAAATCATTCATCTCAAAGACAACGCGTCGCTCGATGATCTCGCCGATCTCTTCTCCCCGAACTTATCCGAGATGGCCTTGTATGCTGCAGATTTGAAGCAGCGTAACATTGTGTCTGACGTATCGTGGCAACTGCTCACCGCACAATTCGGCGAAGCCGAAGTGCTCACTTACGAGCGATTGATCGCCTTGTATGTTCTAGAACAGATGCTGCAGACCGGGGAGATGAACCGCGATGAGGGCCGAATCCTGCTGCAAGTCCTGAATGATCATTATAAGAGGTTCGACGGTAAGAGCTGTGACTTGATCTTCATCCGCAAGATGGGGGTTGCAACCTTCCTGCTTATCTCTGGCGGGAGTGAAGTCTACCTCGAAGACCATGCCAAGCTCGTCCAACGCATCGCGCTGTCGAGCTCGATCGAAGCGCTTAAGACACGATTATCCAAATAG
- a CDS encoding endonuclease/exonuclease/phosphatase family protein has translation MKEQALLHEMRCMSFNIRNAYGDQDENAWSTRAEMVAGMIRFHRPDIAGLQEVLLNQLEDMERMLPEYGFVGVGRDDGDKKGEFVNVMYRKQRFELLASGSFWLSEQPEQPGSMGWDAACSRVTTWAKFRDRLDGTEFLHMNTHFDHIGVVAVRESAHLLGKRAAGLAGGIPVVLTGDFNCTNTTEPYRILTDVEGPVPLRDASAVAAYNHFGPDFTFHGFDRKELAKQMFPREYQAETAGLEADSPIDFIFVSDQVSVQAFGILADHRAGKFPSDHLPIVADIAWPVEA, from the coding sequence ATGAAGGAACAAGCGTTGTTGCATGAGATGAGATGTATGTCGTTCAATATCCGTAATGCGTATGGGGATCAAGATGAGAATGCCTGGTCGACGCGCGCAGAGATGGTGGCCGGGATGATTCGTTTCCATCGCCCGGACATTGCAGGCTTGCAGGAAGTATTGCTGAACCAGCTGGAAGATATGGAGCGGATGCTCCCGGAATACGGCTTCGTCGGCGTTGGGCGAGACGATGGGGACAAGAAGGGGGAGTTCGTTAATGTCATGTATCGGAAGCAGCGATTCGAGCTCCTCGCGAGTGGGTCCTTCTGGTTGTCCGAACAGCCGGAGCAGCCGGGGTCCATGGGATGGGACGCAGCTTGTTCACGCGTGACGACGTGGGCGAAATTCCGCGATCGTCTGGACGGCACCGAATTTCTACATATGAATACGCATTTTGATCATATTGGCGTCGTGGCCGTGAGGGAGAGCGCTCATCTGCTTGGTAAGCGGGCTGCTGGCCTTGCGGGAGGGATCCCGGTCGTCCTAACGGGTGACTTTAACTGCACGAACACGACCGAGCCTTATCGCATCCTAACCGATGTGGAGGGGCCGGTGCCATTGCGCGATGCTTCGGCCGTCGCAGCGTACAACCATTTTGGGCCGGACTTCACGTTCCACGGGTTCGATCGGAAGGAGCTGGCGAAGCAGATGTTCCCACGGGAATACCAAGCTGAGACAGCAGGGCTGGAGGCGGATTCGCCGATTGATTTTATTTTCGTCAGCGATCAGGTGTCGGTGCAGGCGTTCGGCATTCTAGCGGATCATCGGGCAGGGAAATTCCCTTCGGACCATTTACCGATCGTGGCGGATATCGCTTGGCCCGTCGAGGCATAA
- a CDS encoding MgtC/SapB family protein — MMLQFEFLLRLIIAGICGVLIGYERKSRMKEAGVRTHFVVAVGASLMMVVSKYGFDDILGKDGVGLDPSRIAAQVVSGVSFLGAGMIFLQRQTVKGLTTAAGVWTTAGIGLALGSGLYTIGVGVTLLILVGQKMLHRQFRWLSAPKSEQLILRIENEPDMMGAIQRTLLSRNISILNFHAEKMDKDESEIELSMLVKLPGSYPAAELLSLIQEIQGVKAVEMQ, encoded by the coding sequence ATGATGTTGCAATTCGAATTTCTACTCCGTCTCATCATCGCGGGGATATGCGGTGTATTGATTGGTTATGAACGTAAGAGTCGTATGAAAGAGGCTGGTGTTCGGACGCATTTCGTCGTCGCGGTAGGTGCCTCGCTCATGATGGTCGTATCGAAATACGGTTTCGATGATATCTTGGGCAAGGACGGCGTGGGACTTGATCCATCGCGGATTGCAGCGCAAGTCGTCAGCGGGGTCTCGTTCTTGGGGGCAGGCATGATCTTCTTGCAGCGCCAGACGGTCAAAGGGCTCACGACCGCGGCGGGTGTATGGACGACGGCGGGCATTGGGCTTGCGCTTGGCTCCGGACTCTATACGATTGGGGTCGGCGTGACGCTGCTCATTCTGGTGGGGCAGAAAATGTTGCATCGCCAGTTCCGCTGGTTGTCTGCGCCGAAGTCGGAGCAGCTCATCCTCCGGATCGAGAATGAACCTGATATGATGGGAGCCATCCAGCGGACGTTATTATCGAGGAATATTTCCATCTTGAACTTCCATGCCGAGAAGATGGATAAGGACGAATCCGAGATCGAGTTGTCCATGCTCGTGAAGCTGCCGGGATCTTACCCTGCGGCAGAGCTGCTCTCGTTGATCCAGGAAATTCAAGGCGTGAAAGCGGTAGAAATGCAGTAA
- a CDS encoding VOC family protein: MGAQLNPYIMSKDARTQAEFYKQALGGEVQSVMTFGQMPNTPEAVKDKVMHMVLTVAGTNTLFLSDAFEPVSGSRHIVLALSYDNESEARTAYANLSEGGAVKYPFDLQPWGYYGEVVDKFGVTWQIVK, translated from the coding sequence ATGGGAGCACAATTAAACCCTTATATCATGTCAAAGGATGCAAGAACGCAGGCAGAATTCTATAAGCAGGCATTAGGCGGAGAGGTCCAATCCGTCATGACGTTCGGCCAGATGCCGAATACACCGGAGGCAGTGAAAGATAAAGTGATGCATATGGTTCTGACGGTTGCCGGAACCAATACGTTATTCTTGTCCGACGCTTTCGAGCCTGTATCCGGAAGCCGCCATATCGTCCTAGCGCTAAGTTACGATAATGAATCTGAAGCCCGGACAGCCTATGCGAATCTCAGCGAGGGCGGTGCGGTCAAGTACCCGTTCGATCTTCAGCCTTGGGGTTATTACGGCGAAGTCGTAGACAAATTCGGCGTCACGTGGCAGATCGTCAAATAA
- a CDS encoding GntR family transcriptional regulator, translating into MMSMDDSRPIFMQIAERIEDDIIEARLPEESQVPSTNQFATFYQINPATAAKGVNLLVDQGILYKKRGIGMFVSTGARAILVEKRKDQFYEQYVVAMVREAEKLGITNDQLAEMIRTGRKGS; encoded by the coding sequence ATGATGTCCATGGATGACAGTCGTCCGATTTTTATGCAGATCGCAGAACGGATCGAGGATGACATTATCGAAGCAAGATTGCCCGAAGAGTCGCAGGTGCCGTCAACGAACCAATTCGCTACGTTCTACCAGATCAACCCAGCTACGGCTGCGAAGGGCGTCAATCTGCTAGTCGATCAAGGTATTCTATACAAAAAGCGAGGGATCGGGATGTTCGTATCAACAGGCGCACGCGCGATACTAGTGGAGAAACGAAAAGATCAATTCTATGAACAATATGTCGTTGCCATGGTGCGAGAAGCGGAGAAGCTCGGCATCACGAACGATCAGTTGGCAGAGATGATTCGTACAGGGAGGAAAGGATCATGA
- a CDS encoding ABC transporter ATP-binding protein, with amino-acid sequence MSRVVEVKGLTKVYGNFEAVKDVTFTLEENKIYGLLGRNGAGKTTIMHMITAQQFKTSGELKVFGEEPYENNRVLSQVCFIKESQKYPDNYRVIDVLEVASMFFPNWDQAFAHELIETFRLPLKRRVKKLSRGMLSAVGIIVGLASRAPLTFFDEPYLGLDAVARELFYNQLIQDYAAYPRTVVLSTHLIDEVSQLLEHVMVIDQGKLILNEDTEVLRGQAISVAGTTAQVEEFVKGRKVIHREPFGGLLTATVMGAGSTGDRKRAESLGLTITPVSLQQLIVYLTGGSVRKAGEA; translated from the coding sequence ATGAGTCGTGTCGTTGAAGTAAAGGGATTAACGAAGGTTTACGGAAATTTCGAAGCGGTCAAGGATGTCACGTTCACGCTAGAAGAGAACAAAATCTACGGCCTGCTCGGGCGGAACGGCGCCGGTAAGACGACGATCATGCATATGATTACGGCACAGCAGTTCAAGACGAGCGGTGAGCTTAAGGTGTTCGGCGAAGAGCCCTATGAGAATAATCGGGTGTTAAGCCAAGTCTGCTTCATTAAAGAGAGTCAGAAGTACCCAGATAATTACCGTGTCATCGATGTGTTGGAAGTGGCGTCCATGTTCTTCCCGAATTGGGATCAGGCCTTTGCACATGAACTGATCGAAACGTTCCGTCTGCCGCTCAAGCGGCGGGTGAAGAAGCTGTCTCGCGGTATGCTGTCTGCGGTTGGGATCATTGTAGGACTCGCGAGCCGTGCACCGCTTACGTTCTTCGATGAGCCTTACTTAGGACTCGATGCCGTTGCACGGGAGCTATTCTATAATCAATTAATTCAAGATTATGCGGCATATCCACGTACCGTGGTATTGTCTACACACTTGATCGACGAAGTCAGCCAACTGCTGGAACATGTGATGGTGATTGATCAAGGAAAGCTCATATTGAATGAGGACACTGAGGTATTGCGCGGGCAGGCCATCTCTGTCGCGGGAACAACTGCACAAGTTGAGGAGTTCGTGAAAGGAAGAAAAGTGATTCACCGCGAACCGTTCGGCGGACTGCTTACGGCAACCGTGATGGGAGCCGGAAGCACAGGGGACCGCAAACGGGCAGAATCGCTTGGATTAACCATTACGCCTGTATCGCTGCAGCAGCTCATCGTTTATTTAACAGGCGGATCGGTAAGAAAGGCTGGTGAGGCATAA
- a CDS encoding MFS transporter yields MRLIQHVTTTWTEWNRNIRLFFIANILFQIGTGMFSVLYNLYIQALGYQDDMNGTIVSVQSLATALIFIPIGLISDRASRKVLLIIGALFTGLSFMGRAFASGESALMIFAVFAGLFMAFFQIIAVPYLAENAGKAQRLKLFSYHSSMVLAAQVIGSIGGGLLADVLQSAGVSKIYSLQIVLLIGGVASCLAFLPLLLVKDVAKQPAAVNPAPNPASAALPATRGDWQAISKFTAAQLLVGFGSGLVVPYLNLYFTNRFAVSLTAVGILISLGQVMTIVSMMIGPYLAQRVGQVRAVVYFQMLSLPFLLLTGFTNIFIIACISFLFRQALMNAANPIQSSIMVDRISDRRRGIANSMTQTAFMLGWATMGPVQSHLLSTYGKYWGYVVTFCMTGVLYICASALYYFMFRERKPVAARPDPVTAPDVAP; encoded by the coding sequence ATGCGACTTATTCAGCACGTTACGACGACCTGGACCGAGTGGAATCGTAACATCCGCCTATTCTTCATCGCCAACATCTTATTTCAGATCGGCACGGGCATGTTCAGTGTACTATACAATTTATATATTCAAGCGCTGGGTTATCAAGATGATATGAACGGGACGATTGTCAGTGTTCAGTCCTTAGCTACAGCGCTTATCTTTATTCCCATCGGGCTCATCAGCGACCGGGCAAGCCGCAAGGTGCTCTTAATTATCGGTGCCCTCTTCACAGGGCTTAGCTTCATGGGCCGTGCCTTCGCAAGCGGCGAGTCAGCGCTCATGATCTTTGCCGTATTCGCCGGGTTATTTATGGCCTTTTTCCAGATTATCGCGGTCCCTTACCTCGCTGAAAATGCAGGCAAAGCGCAGCGGCTCAAGCTATTCAGCTATCATTCATCGATGGTACTCGCGGCACAGGTAATCGGCAGTATCGGCGGCGGCCTTCTAGCCGATGTCCTTCAATCCGCAGGAGTAAGCAAAATCTACAGCTTACAGATCGTTCTATTGATTGGAGGCGTTGCAAGCTGCCTTGCCTTTCTCCCACTGCTGCTCGTCAAAGATGTCGCGAAGCAGCCGGCAGCCGTGAATCCAGCGCCGAATCCCGCTTCCGCCGCCTTGCCAGCTACGCGTGGAGACTGGCAAGCGATTAGCAAATTTACGGCAGCGCAGCTGCTCGTCGGATTTGGCTCAGGGCTCGTCGTGCCCTATTTGAATCTCTATTTTACCAACCGATTCGCAGTGTCCTTAACGGCTGTGGGAATTCTCATCTCCCTGGGACAAGTGATGACCATTGTATCGATGATGATCGGACCTTATCTGGCACAGCGTGTGGGACAGGTCCGCGCCGTTGTCTACTTCCAGATGCTATCCCTGCCATTCTTGCTGCTGACGGGCTTCACTAACATCTTCATCATCGCCTGTATCAGCTTCTTATTCCGGCAGGCCTTGATGAACGCTGCGAATCCAATCCAATCCTCCATTATGGTGGATCGGATCTCTGATAGACGGCGAGGGATCGCGAACTCCATGACGCAGACGGCCTTCATGCTCGGTTGGGCCACGATGGGTCCTGTGCAATCCCACCTGCTAAGCACCTATGGGAAGTACTGGGGGTACGTCGTTACTTTCTGTATGACAGGCGTGCTCTATATTTGCGCATCTGCCCTATACTACTTCATGTTCCGGGAACGCAAGCCCGTCGCAGCACGGCCTGACCCAGTCACCGCACCGGATGTCGCCCCCTGA
- a CDS encoding SDR family oxidoreductase, which yields MNISATNASDVSNSRRVKDKVAVITGAGSGIGRAAALLLAQHGAKVCLLDLNNNRSESVEQQVKQFGGESLFVDTDVSDPERVQQAIQSIINRFGRVDIVFANAGINGTLSPIEDLTAEAWDHTLTTNLKGTFLTVKYTIPHMKQNGGSIIITSSINGSRKFSGVGMSAYSTSKAGQIAFAKMAALELARYKIRVNVICPGAIQTNINENTQSTPQLEKIKIPVNYPEGSQPLEHGPGQPEQVADLVLFLASPESSHISGTEIFIDGVESLL from the coding sequence ATGAATATTTCCGCAACAAACGCGTCTGACGTCTCGAACTCACGCCGCGTCAAAGATAAGGTTGCTGTGATCACCGGAGCCGGTTCCGGGATCGGACGCGCAGCTGCTTTACTTCTAGCACAGCACGGTGCCAAGGTATGTCTCCTCGATCTGAACAACAATCGAAGCGAATCCGTGGAGCAGCAAGTAAAGCAATTCGGCGGAGAGTCGTTGTTCGTTGATACCGATGTGTCAGACCCCGAGCGGGTACAGCAGGCCATTCAATCTATCATTAACCGCTTTGGACGCGTGGACATTGTATTTGCCAATGCAGGGATCAACGGCACCCTCTCTCCGATAGAGGATTTAACCGCAGAAGCGTGGGATCATACCTTAACAACGAATTTAAAGGGCACGTTCCTCACCGTAAAATATACTATTCCGCATATGAAACAAAACGGAGGAAGCATTATTATTACCAGTTCGATCAATGGCAGCCGCAAATTTTCCGGGGTCGGCATGTCTGCCTACAGCACGTCCAAGGCGGGTCAGATCGCTTTTGCTAAAATGGCTGCGCTAGAACTCGCGCGGTATAAAATCCGTGTGAACGTCATCTGTCCAGGAGCTATTCAGACGAATATCAATGAGAATACGCAATCGACTCCTCAATTAGAGAAAATTAAGATCCCAGTCAACTATCCTGAAGGAAGCCAACCGCTTGAGCATGGACCGGGGCAGCCTGAACAGGTTGCAGATTTGGTTCTATTCCTTGCATCCCCAGAATCAAGCCATATATCAGGTACGGAAATATTCATTGACGGTGTAGAATCATTACTCTGA
- a CDS encoding beta-propeller fold lactonase family protein, producing the protein MKRLTLVSFMMALIIPLFTSHAFAAAPNFQALGFPDVALEQTIDAGEGAKFKYGQVKIEIPEGTFVNKVKFQVVEGSLADFQARAPEGETVLMNFAFQVTDLITKERIIKFNKPVMFSYTSPSVSSKSKYYNILPDGAFVLNTVLPEIHGNTLTHPNPGAPVGWAVTSPTSSEKKTPSPGTKAEVEPFDGSITNNALAISPDEQTAVVSDSRVQSIRVYDLARGTLRKEIDGFVTPRNVVFVDGGKTFVVSDSTLGTLRFYDLKQLTLKDEVVVGPGAFGTAVSPDGRTLYVNNQAHSSVTIVDLEKRKPTAVIAGFAQPRQGIVMSPDGRYVFVTNFKGDKVSVVDAATNSIVREITGFEMIRGISVTKDGILYAANSGRDSISVVDIAQGKIISEVKVGREPYGAALSPDGKLLFASSKVDNTIDVITVSDYRVIKTIKGFLEPRQAIIFNRAGDVAYVLNRDLSISWVNVKDRVIMNTIQDDK; encoded by the coding sequence ATGAAACGATTGACCCTGGTAAGCTTCATGATGGCTTTGATAATTCCGCTGTTTACTTCGCATGCATTCGCTGCCGCACCGAATTTCCAAGCCCTTGGATTCCCGGACGTCGCGTTGGAACAGACGATTGATGCAGGAGAAGGGGCTAAGTTCAAATATGGCCAGGTCAAGATCGAAATCCCGGAGGGAACGTTCGTCAACAAAGTCAAATTTCAAGTTGTAGAGGGGAGTTTGGCGGATTTTCAAGCAAGAGCTCCTGAAGGTGAGACCGTGCTTATGAATTTTGCTTTTCAAGTGACTGATTTGATCACGAAAGAACGCATCATCAAGTTTAACAAACCTGTGATGTTCAGCTACACATCACCTTCAGTTAGCTCCAAGAGCAAGTACTATAATATTTTGCCGGACGGAGCCTTTGTGTTGAACACGGTTCTTCCTGAAATTCATGGTAATACCCTAACGCATCCCAATCCGGGAGCGCCTGTAGGGTGGGCCGTGACTTCGCCAACTTCGTCCGAGAAGAAAACCCCGTCGCCGGGAACAAAAGCGGAGGTAGAGCCCTTTGACGGCAGCATTACGAACAATGCTTTGGCTATAAGTCCTGATGAACAGACTGCGGTAGTCTCGGATAGCCGCGTACAATCGATCCGTGTCTATGACCTCGCCAGAGGGACGTTACGCAAGGAAATCGACGGATTTGTCACACCGAGGAACGTCGTGTTCGTAGACGGAGGCAAAACATTCGTCGTCTCGGACAGCACGCTCGGTACCCTGCGGTTCTACGACTTGAAACAATTAACTTTGAAGGATGAAGTCGTGGTCGGTCCGGGGGCATTCGGTACGGCTGTCAGCCCAGATGGACGCACGTTGTATGTTAACAATCAAGCGCATAGTTCGGTTACGATCGTGGATCTTGAGAAACGTAAGCCAACTGCGGTCATTGCCGGGTTTGCACAGCCGCGGCAGGGAATCGTCATGTCTCCAGACGGACGATATGTGTTCGTTACGAACTTCAAGGGAGACAAGGTATCTGTTGTTGATGCTGCTACGAATAGTATCGTGCGTGAGATTACCGGGTTTGAGATGATACGCGGGATTTCGGTGACCAAGGACGGTATCTTGTACGCAGCCAATAGCGGGCGGGATAGTATTTCCGTCGTGGACATCGCTCAGGGGAAAATCATCAGCGAGGTAAAGGTCGGCCGCGAACCCTATGGCGCAGCCCTTTCACCTGACGGCAAACTGCTCTTTGCCAGCAGCAAGGTGGACAATACGATTGATGTGATTACCGTCTCTGACTACCGCGTGATCAAGACCATCAAGGGATTCTTGGAGCCTAGGCAAGCGATCATCTTCAACCGCGCTGGGGACGTCGCTTATGTCCTGAACCGTGATCTCTCGATTTCATGGGTGAATGTGAAGGATCGTGTAATTATGAATACCATTCAAGATGATAAATAA